The Roseiconus lacunae genome has a segment encoding these proteins:
- a CDS encoding TIGR03009 domain-containing protein, producing the protein MRTTRCQLLLLGVLSGLLIAVPKLDAQQPAAAAAKPAAPVQPFPPLNAQQQQQLDRVLLAWQQKSQSTKTLECKFERWHYDLLAAPAGVHAHKAEGVVKYANPDKGLFRVDNIMFYKGMKDQKPEYGPTANKFGEYWICNGTQLIEYDREQQQCNLQELPPNMQGTQIFNSPLPFVFNLDAKQIQQRYWVCLGESPKPNSFLVQAFPKLQEDRAQYKMVQVVLSADYEPEVMIMYAPNFHQKLAPQWDHYEFTDVKRNAIGAGIQQFMGNFIPKQPPASWKITKQNFLPPQIAQGNQAPQGSAPQ; encoded by the coding sequence ATGCGAACCACTCGCTGTCAACTTCTATTGCTCGGCGTCCTTTCCGGATTGCTCATCGCGGTTCCCAAGTTGGACGCGCAACAACCCGCCGCCGCGGCCGCAAAACCAGCCGCCCCGGTGCAGCCCTTTCCGCCACTGAACGCACAGCAGCAGCAGCAGCTCGATCGCGTCTTGCTCGCTTGGCAGCAGAAGAGCCAATCGACGAAGACACTTGAATGCAAATTCGAGCGTTGGCACTACGATCTGTTAGCCGCGCCCGCGGGCGTTCACGCACACAAGGCAGAGGGCGTTGTCAAATACGCCAATCCCGACAAAGGATTGTTTCGCGTTGACAACATCATGTTCTACAAAGGCATGAAGGATCAGAAGCCCGAATATGGGCCGACCGCGAACAAGTTCGGTGAGTACTGGATCTGCAACGGAACTCAGTTGATCGAGTATGACCGTGAGCAACAACAGTGCAACCTTCAAGAGTTGCCACCGAACATGCAGGGCACGCAGATTTTTAATAGCCCGTTACCGTTCGTGTTTAACCTGGATGCCAAACAAATTCAGCAACGGTACTGGGTTTGCCTTGGGGAATCACCGAAGCCGAACTCCTTTCTTGTGCAGGCGTTTCCAAAACTGCAAGAGGATCGCGCCCAATACAAAATGGTCCAGGTCGTGCTAAGTGCCGACTATGAACCGGAAGTGATGATCATGTACGCGCCGAACTTTCACCAAAAGCTCGCACCACAGTGGGATCACTATGAGTTCACCGACGTGAAACGAAACGCGATTGGCGCCGGTATTCAGCAATTCATGGGGAACTTCATTCCCAAGCAGCCGCCGGCAAGTTGGAAGATCACAAAGCAAAACTTCTTGCCGCCGCAAATCGCGCAGGGCAACCAGGCACCACAAGGTTCTGCGCCACAGTGA
- a CDS encoding WD40 repeat domain-containing protein, producing MRRFDQASQLTLNRRQVAGLALGGTLLRHPWLAAADDATNASGASFRPQTPVSTTVRLQPVSADFDGAIIQAIAVDPAGKILAVAGDDHGIRILDAVSMRRIALLTGHSDLIQSVQFDPSGRRLVSAGNDGDLVIWDCRDWSILQRMPTSHAFAGVRFAPRGQELAAVGFTDEVFIISQQPIHSQPRVRCDCTDLRSVEYRQDGKVVAVAGRTGKLHLFQRGGYQLIDEFTIHSGRTHDMKFVGSTSILASIGEDGGLTLFDTDSKQVVRQVNVTRGKLYAICLIDEKYAAVAGSDNLISLVDIATGNLVERLTGHSGTVTSLAAIGTTLYSGGYDATLRKWQLESVLGGAERIAERDNALER from the coding sequence ATGCGACGTTTTGATCAAGCGAGTCAACTGACGCTCAATCGGCGGCAGGTGGCGGGTCTCGCGCTCGGCGGAACCTTGCTGCGACATCCATGGTTGGCGGCGGCGGATGACGCGACGAACGCCTCGGGCGCATCGTTTCGTCCGCAAACGCCGGTCAGCACCACGGTGCGTTTGCAACCGGTGAGCGCGGACTTCGATGGGGCGATTATCCAGGCAATCGCCGTCGACCCCGCGGGTAAGATCTTGGCTGTCGCGGGCGATGATCATGGTATTCGAATCTTGGATGCCGTCAGCATGCGTCGGATTGCGCTGCTCACCGGTCATTCGGATTTGATCCAAAGTGTGCAGTTCGATCCGTCGGGACGCCGACTCGTTTCGGCGGGAAATGATGGAGACCTCGTGATATGGGATTGCCGCGATTGGTCGATCTTGCAGCGAATGCCTACCTCCCATGCTTTCGCAGGCGTCCGCTTTGCCCCGCGAGGACAAGAATTGGCGGCGGTGGGATTCACCGACGAAGTATTCATCATCAGCCAGCAACCGATCCATTCCCAACCCCGCGTCCGTTGTGACTGCACCGATTTACGGTCAGTCGAGTACCGCCAGGACGGCAAGGTTGTCGCGGTCGCCGGTCGCACCGGGAAATTGCACCTATTCCAACGTGGTGGCTACCAACTGATCGATGAATTCACGATTCATAGTGGGCGCACCCATGATATGAAATTCGTTGGTTCGACGTCGATCCTGGCATCGATTGGCGAAGATGGCGGGCTGACCTTGTTTGATACCGATTCTAAGCAAGTGGTCCGACAAGTTAACGTGACGCGAGGCAAACTGTATGCCATCTGTTTGATCGATGAAAAGTACGCGGCCGTCGCCGGGAGCGACAACTTAATCAGTTTGGTCGACATCGCGACAGGCAATCTGGTCGAACGCTTGACCGGACATTCCGGAACGGTGACGTCGCTGGCCGCGATCGGTACAACGCTGTATTCCGGCGGGTATGACGCGACACTTCGTAAATGGCAACTTGAAAGTGTGCTTGGGGGTGCCGAACGGATCGCCGAACGTGACAACGCACTGGAACGTTGA